A window of the Megalopta genalis isolate 19385.01 chromosome 2, iyMegGena1_principal, whole genome shotgun sequence genome harbors these coding sequences:
- the AlaRS-m gene encoding alanine--tRNA ligase, mitochondrial, which translates to MNVTLLNRLYSSNTSNSIKWNSRLIRNEFLNYFKDNLEHTFIRSSPVTPLNDSSIPFVNAGMNQFKGIFLNYYDPPATKVTNSQKCIRISGKHNDLSIVGNDTYHHTFFEMLGNWSFGDYFKEEACLYAWNLLTKHYGIKESSLYVTYFGGNKQLALEPDLECRDIWLNIGVTKDKVLPFNIQDNFWEMGVCGPCGPCTEIHIDHKNHVSSQSMRVNRGYSDLTELWNIVFIQYERLMDGTIIPLSKHHVDTGMGFERLVALLQGKSSNYDTDLFKPLFETIQKYTKAPGYTGQFFNDNDIDNGYRIIADHSRMITVALADGMIPEENPKLRKIIRKVIDTSEKIFKTENILPELSYTVADTLGDVYPELQTSLKKVQKIVEFEEDLFKRLRKNSGKEWKKIIENRPELASVTDWMAPGLLNAYKYLQTIVKDLKATKTLPGNVAFKLYDTYGLNAETITELAEIESLQFDKEIFQNELQNVKYQSKMGVDKSTDIVLKRFINLLEKNDVAETDDTFKYEYVFVGNNYEFPPIESKIVAIIVNDNLILNNTSNAINKKITLNKKDEIGIILDKTNCYSLEGGQASDHGTVFINDLIFDINNVQKRNGYVIHFGKLVNVDCKDLNTKMKIGDNCMVSINSDRRKGLMQHHTAAHLLNATMKQTLQAVYSRNSVILPHTLRYQFISFGDKLSFEQIEQIEKSINDVIEANVFVRTKMLNSSELLAEDFVTLTPGEVYPYTDIQVVEIDTTDLKSKEACCGTHIHKTGMLEHFCFLNYHSKGVANFTVKGAVGKFARSVRMTGENMQQKILNLKNKLKYEKFEYETFQSMSKKIINEINDLNEKVPYLIKIECLKQIEDLNKDVWIQAKEAEKSAIILEVKDRQSDFFIVHCLYNNPAYISLQEITSSFSNIPTLIMICYNGTIKARCSVPQEVACNTFNAQTWMKIILEIFNAEYVPVKGSNPLLVANMKSTNVSNLSSEDLLLNAINAAKKFASTSIKRV; encoded by the exons atgaaTGTTACTTTGCTAAATCGATTATACAGTTCCAATACTTCCAATTCTATTAAATGGAATTCAAGATTGATCAGAAATGAAtttctaaattattttaaagaCAATTTAGAGCATACTTTTATACGATCAAGTCCAGTTACACCGCTCAATGATTCTTCAATTCCATTTGTAAATGCTGGCATGAATCAA TTTAAGGGAATCTTTTTGAATTATTATGATCCACCTGCAACAAAAGTTACAAATTCTCAAAAGTGTATTAGAATTAGTGGAAAGCATAATGATCTCAGCATAGTTGGAAATGATACTTACCATCATACATTCTTTGAAATGTTAGGAAATTGGTCTTTTGGGGATTATTTTAAG GAGGAAGCTTGTCTTTATGCATGGAATTTGTTGACAAAGCATTATGGTATTAAAGAAAGTAGTTTGTATGTAACATACTTTGGTGGAAATAAGCAGTTAGCATTAGAGCCAGATTTAGAATGTAGAGATATCTGGTTAAATATTGGTGTTACCAAAGATAAAGTTTTGCCATTTAATATACAAGATAACTTTTGGGAAATGGGAGTTTGCGGACCATGTGGTCCTTGTACAGAAATACATATAGATCATAAAAATCATGTATCAAGTCAATCTATGAGAGTTAATAGAGGATACTCAGATCTCACAGAGTTATGGAATATAGTTTTTATACAATATGAACG aTTAATGGATGGTACAATAATACCTCTATCAAAGCATCATGTGGACACTGGTATGGGATTTGAGAGATTAGTTGCACTTTTACAAGGGAAGAGTTCAAATTATGATACAGATCTTTTTAAACCACTTTTTGAAACTATCCAAAAGTACACAAAAGCACCAGGATATACAGGACAATtttttaatgataatgataTTGATAATGGTTATAGAATAATAGCAGATCATAGTAGGATGATTACTGTTGCTTTGGCAGATGGAATGATACCGGAAGAAAA TCCTAAACTTAGAAAAATTATAAGGAAAGTAATTGATACAAGTGAGAAAATATTTAAGACAGAAAACATACTTCCAGAACTTTCATATACAGTGGCAGATACTTTAGGTGACGTATATCCAGAACTGCAAACTAGTCTTAAAAAG GtacaaaaaattgttgaatttgAAGAAGATTTATTTAAACGATTGAGAAAAAACTCTGGTAAAGAATGGAAAAAGATAATTGAAAATAGACCTGaattagcatcagttactgaTTGGATGGCTCCTGGTTTATTAAATGCATATAAGTATCTACAAACTATAGTTAAGGATTT GAAAGCAACTAAAACGTTACCAGGAAATGTTGCTTTTAAATTGTATGATACATATGGTTTAAATGCGGAAACAATAACCGAACTTGCAGAAATTGAATCCCTACAATTTGataaagaaatttttcaaaatgaattGCAAAATGTCAAATATCAATCAAAAATGGGTGTAGATAAGAGTACTGATATAGTTCTGAAAAGATTTATAAATCTCCTTGAAAAAAATGATGTAGCCGAAACTGATGATACATTTAAATATGAATATGTGTTTGTTGGAAATAATTATGAGTTTCCTCCAATTGAAAGTAAAATTGTAGCAATAATAGTAAATG acaatttaatattaaataatacaagtaatgctataaATAAAAAGATTACATTGAATAAAAAAGATGAAATTGGAATTATATTGGATAAAACAAATTGTTATTCACTAGAAGGAGGCCAAGCATCAGATCATGGGACCGTTTTCATAAATGACTTAATTTTCGACATAAATAATGTCCAAAAGAGGAACGGCTATGTTATACATTTTGGCAAACTTGTAAATGTTGATTGCAA agatttaaatacaaaaatgaaaATTGGAGACAATTGCATGGTATCCATCAATTCTGATCGTAGAAAAGGATTAATGCAACATCATACTGCTGCACATTTGTTGAATGCGACTATGAAACAAACTTTACAAGCTGTGTATTCGCGCAATTCTGTTATTCTTCCACATACTTTGAGATATCAGTTTATTTCTTTTGGAGATAAACTATCCTTTGAGCAGATTGAACAGATTGAAAAATCCATAAATGATGTTATAGAAGCTAATGTTTTTGTTAGAACAAAAATGTTAAATTCATCTGAATTATTGGCTGAAGACTTTGTGACACTAACACCAGGAGAAGTGTATCCTTATACAGATATTCAAGTTGTAGAAATTGATACCACTGACTTAAAATCAAA AGAAGCATGCTGTGGTACACATATACATAAGACTGGAATGTTGGAACACttttgttttttaaattatcattCAAAAGGAGTAGCCAATTTTACTGTTAAAGGAGCTGTAGGAAAATTTGCTAGATCTGTTAGGATGACAGGGGAAAATATGCAACAAAAAattttgaatttaaaaaataaattaaaatatgaaaaatttgAATATGAAACATTTCAATCTATGAGCAAAaagataataaatgaaataaacgaTCTTAATGAAAAAGTACCATATCTCATTAAGATAGAATGTTTAAAACAAATAGAAGATTTGAATAAAGATGTTTGGATACAAGCAAAAGAAGCAGAAAA GTCTGCTATAATTTTGGAAGTTAAAGATAGACAATCAGATTTCTTCATTGTTCATTGTTTATATAATAATCCCGCGTATATATCGCTTCAAGAAATTACGTCTTCCTTCTCAAATATTCCCACATTAATTATGATATGTTACAATGGAACAATAAAAGCACGATGCTCTGTACCTCAA GAAGTTGCGTGCAATACGTTTAACGCACAAACGTGGATgaaaataatacttgaaatttTCAATGCAGAATATGTTCCGGTCAAAGGGTCTAATCCATTATTAGTTGCTAATATGAAGTCAACAAATGTATCAAATTTGTCATCAGAAGATTTATTACTTAATGCCATTAATGCAGCAAAAAAATTTGCATCTACAAGCATAAAGAGAGTgtaa
- the LOC117219391 gene encoding phosphatidylglycerophosphatase and protein-tyrosine phosphatase 1 isoform X2, which produces MMSMEVVKRSKMVIAGEEMFARLTFYPTLFYNVLMEKISSRNWYDRIDEIVVLGALPFRGMTRKLISEENIAGVISMNEDYELKLFSNTGKDWQTHNVKFLQLSTTDIFQSPSQEKLLCGVNFINEFHKASTEINKCSPNSDGLYTGSVYVHCKAGRTRSATLVGCYLMMKNRWTPEEAVNYMKTKRSHILLHTPQWNALKIFYENNIKNTK; this is translated from the exons ATGATGTCGATGGAGGTCGTAAAACGCTCGAAAATGGTGATCGCAGGAG AAGAAATGTTTGCAAGATTAACATTTTATCCAACACTGTTTTATAATGTGTTGATGGAAAAAATTTCGTCGAGAAATTGGTATGATAGAATTGACGAAATCGTCGTATTAGGCGCTTTACCATTCCGAGGTATGACCAGGAAG TTAATATCCGAGGAAAACATTGCGGGAGTTATTTCGATGAATGAAGATTACGAATTAAAATTGTTTTCTAATACTGGAAAG GACTGGCAGACACATAACGTGAAATTTTTACAATTATCAACAACGGATATTTTTCAATCGCCTTCGCAAGAAAAATTATTATGTGGTGTAAACTTTATTAATGAGTTTCATAAAGCATCAACTGAGATAAACAAATGTTCTCCTAATAGTGATGGCCTTTATACTGGAAGTGTCTATGTACATTGTAAAGCAGGAAGAACACGTAGTGCAACATTAGTAGGCTGTTATTTAATGATG AAAAATCGATGGACTCCTGAAGAAGCAGTAAATTATATGAAGACAAAAAGATCCCATATACTACTACACACACCCCAGTGGAATGCacttaaaatattttatgaaaataatataaagaatacaaaataa
- the LOC117219391 gene encoding mitochondrial GTPase 1 isoform X1 encodes MMSMEVVKRSKMVIAGGNVIPMFRDSFRIVDKDVLKWFPGHMGKGIKQMQKELKNVDCIIEIHDARIPLSGHYADFTNTLTGIKPHIFVLNKVDLADMRYKESLIAELKNKGLVNVLFTNIKYEHCEGVKQLLPLAQRLIKESDRYNRAEEKSYAMMIIGVPNVGKSSLINRLRSNNLFKSKAVKVGGVAGVTRSVSTRVKILTNPDIYILDTPGILTPKINDIHCGLKLALVGCMQDHLVGPDILADYLLFWINKNKRFEYINKLGLPNPCDDIMYVLTFIAAKQRKTIKVKNYDGSSIVKPDLRYAAEYFLSLFRKGDLGKYCLDEDLLTESKFL; translated from the coding sequence ATGATGTCGATGGAGGTCGTAAAACGCTCGAAAATGGTGATCGCAGGAGGTAATGTTATCCCAATGTTTCGAGATAGTTTTCGGATAGTAGATAAAGATGTATTAAAATGGTTTCCTGGTCATATGGGCAAAGGAATAAAACAAATGCAGAAGGAATTAAAGAATGTAGATTGTATAATTGAAATTCATGATGCTAGAATTCCACTTTCCGGACATTATGCAGACTTTACTAATACTTTAACTGGAATAAAACCTCATATTTTTGTATTAAACAAAGTGGATTTAGCTGATATGAGGTATAAGGAATCCTTAATAgctgaattaaaaaataaaggaTTAGTTAAtgtattatttactaatattaAATATGAACATTGTGAAGGAGTTAAGCAATTGCTACCATTGGCACAAAGATTAATTAAAGAGTCAGATCGTTATAATAGAGCAGAAGAAAAGTCTTATGCAATGATGATTATCGGAGTTCCAAATGTAGGAAAATCTTCACTAATTAATCGTTTAAGAAGTAATAATCTCTTTAAAAGTAAAGCGGTAAAAGTAGGTGGAGTGGCTGGTGTCACAAGATCTGTATCGACTCGTGTAAAAATATTAACAAATCCAGACATATACATCTTAGACACACCAGGAATTTTAACTCCTAAAATAAACGATATTCATTGTGGTCTAAAGTTAGCATTAGTTGGTTGCATGCAGGATCATTTAGTAGGCCCTGACATACTTgcagattatttattattttggatcaataaaaataaacgatttgaatacataaataaattaggTTTACCAAACCCTTGTGATGATATAATGTATGTTCTTACATTTATCGCagcaaaacaaagaaaaactatAAAAGTGAAAAATTATGATGGAAGTAGTATTGTAAAACCAGATTTAAGATATGCGGCAGAGTATTTTCTTAGTTTATTTAGAAAAGGTGACTTAGGTAAATACTGCTTAGATGAGGATTTATTAACAGAATCAAAATTTCTGTAG